A window of the Isosphaera pallida ATCC 43644 genome harbors these coding sequences:
- a CDS encoding GbsR/MarR family transcriptional regulator translates to MTLTPATKKFILHWGEMGQAWGINRTMAQVHALLYVAPEPLDAEEISNLLDVSRSNVSTSLRELIAWGVVRRTHQIGGRRDRFEAIKDVMETFRVIMAERKRREMDPTRALLEHCIHDAKLGGPDERYTIEQLEKMLEFLKLLSVWYGHIDQLSNSALKRLLESGATLLTFFSKLGRSKSNENGDQLEPAPVGALERIEDPEEPITSIDLKQLEKVVGTHQESS, encoded by the coding sequence GTGACTCTCACGCCCGCGACCAAAAAGTTCATTTTGCATTGGGGCGAGATGGGCCAGGCTTGGGGCATCAACCGCACGATGGCCCAAGTCCACGCCCTCCTGTATGTCGCTCCCGAACCGCTGGACGCCGAGGAGATTAGCAATCTGCTAGATGTGAGCCGGTCCAACGTCTCGACCAGCCTGCGCGAACTCATCGCCTGGGGAGTGGTCCGACGCACCCATCAAATCGGCGGCCGACGCGACCGCTTCGAGGCCATCAAGGATGTCATGGAAACGTTTCGGGTGATCATGGCCGAGCGCAAGCGTCGGGAAATGGATCCCACCCGAGCCCTCCTGGAACATTGTATCCACGACGCCAAACTCGGCGGACCCGACGAACGCTACACCATCGAGCAACTGGAAAAGATGCTCGAATTCCTCAAGCTGTTGAGCGTTTGGTACGGTCATATCGATCAGCTTTCCAACAGCGCGTTGAAGCGCTTGTTGGAAAGCGGCGCGACGCTTCTGACCTTCTTCTCCAAATTGGGACGTTCCAAGTCCAACGAGAACGGCGACCAGTTGGAACCCGCGCCGGTCGGAGCTTTGGAACGGATTGAAGACCCCGAGGAACCGATCACTTCCATCGACCTCAAGCAACTCGAAAAGGTGGTTGGAACGCACCAGGAATCATCTTGA
- a CDS encoding response regulator, with protein MATGPDPIIGERSSLSVMAEGNPVAPSVLIVDDEEDLSWILARVAEKAGWSVRRANSGDAALRLLDPSCSSPAGHQSLGFEPFLAFVDLMLPDFDGWELVRRLRSLCPDLRFVVVSGLLDADAPRVRRAVKSGEVAGFLAKPFPLEDFRDWLNRNADRRVCSPASTEP; from the coding sequence ATGGCGACGGGCCCAGACCCGATCATCGGGGAACGCTCCTCGTTGAGCGTGATGGCAGAGGGCAATCCGGTCGCGCCCTCGGTTCTAATTGTGGACGACGAAGAGGATCTGTCCTGGATACTGGCTCGGGTCGCCGAGAAGGCGGGTTGGTCCGTTCGCCGTGCCAATTCGGGCGACGCGGCCTTGAGGCTGTTGGACCCCTCCTGCTCGTCTCCGGCGGGCCATCAATCGCTCGGCTTCGAACCGTTCTTGGCCTTCGTCGATTTGATGCTGCCCGACTTCGACGGTTGGGAGTTGGTGCGTCGCCTTCGCTCGCTTTGTCCCGACTTGCGTTTCGTGGTCGTCAGCGGTTTGCTCGACGCCGACGCTCCCAGAGTCCGTCGCGCCGTCAAGTCCGGCGAAGTGGCCGGCTTTTTGGCCAAACCCTTTCCACTGGAGGACTTCCGCGATTGGCTCAACCGCAACGCAGATCGCCGCGTTTGTTCGCCCGCCTCGACCGAACCCTGA
- a CDS encoding PAS domain-containing sensor histidine kinase, translating into MDAFATPHDEPSGFQANSESIPLVGSATETVGELQPSVAAETSNDGAEAGAEARYERLYRMVLDGTPTSVLIIDPQHKVVSANANFLLKSRTRESEVVGKRVEAVFPSVIAECLNLTARLRRAFATGEPQGGERINYRAPGSPSRTFFYRLVPFKWAGRVESVMLVMEDVTEIDRLGREARRAERHLASVVESASDLVVSMDRFGRILTWNTAAERITGRAEASVFGLPLVELAQGCDQATIRAALEGLSAQKQKPSISFEAELKHADGRAIPIAWVVSSMRDESGGFVALGRDLTEPRRWRDQLLRAEKLAALGVMAGGIAHEIRNPLAVVSCAAQMLLEAESEEAARLADPAAELRRQCAEKIDKGVRRVAAIVENLLRFARTGARERSTPLDLRTVAAEAVELTRHPARLRRVDLSVQLGEEPLPVMGVADLLRQLLVNLLLNAIHAFEEHDHHPSSSEEAEDVSSKVGAVGRVELVAFPRDDSSDHAPSCRWIVVEVRDNGPGISPEHLQHVFDPFFTTRPVGGGTGMGLTIAHAIVREHRGFIELTSEPNQGTVAIVTLPRLDDAAGRESQHDPFSSPFLAAERVFSVSRPLRGGN; encoded by the coding sequence ATGGATGCGTTCGCCACCCCCCACGACGAACCGTCGGGGTTTCAAGCCAACTCCGAGTCGATTCCCTTGGTCGGCTCCGCCACCGAAACGGTCGGGGAGCTGCAACCGTCGGTCGCCGCCGAGACGAGCAACGATGGCGCAGAGGCCGGGGCAGAGGCACGATACGAGCGGTTGTATCGCATGGTGTTGGATGGGACGCCAACATCGGTTCTGATCATTGACCCTCAGCATAAGGTGGTGTCGGCCAACGCCAACTTTCTGCTCAAAAGCCGCACCAGGGAATCGGAGGTGGTGGGCAAGCGCGTCGAGGCGGTTTTTCCCTCAGTCATCGCCGAATGCCTCAACTTGACCGCGCGGTTGCGACGCGCCTTCGCCACCGGAGAGCCTCAAGGGGGCGAGCGGATCAACTACCGCGCGCCTGGATCGCCGTCGCGGACCTTTTTCTATCGGTTGGTGCCGTTCAAGTGGGCCGGTCGAGTCGAGTCGGTCATGTTGGTCATGGAGGATGTCACCGAAATCGACCGTCTGGGCCGCGAAGCGCGGCGGGCGGAACGCCACCTGGCCAGCGTGGTGGAAAGCGCCAGCGACCTTGTCGTGTCGATGGATCGGTTCGGTCGGATTTTGACCTGGAACACGGCCGCGGAGCGAATCACTGGACGTGCGGAGGCGTCGGTCTTCGGTCTGCCGCTCGTCGAGCTTGCCCAGGGATGCGACCAGGCGACCATAAGGGCTGCTCTGGAGGGACTCAGCGCCCAGAAGCAGAAGCCCTCGATCTCGTTTGAGGCCGAACTTAAGCACGCCGATGGTCGCGCGATCCCAATCGCCTGGGTGGTTTCCTCGATGCGCGACGAGTCCGGGGGCTTCGTGGCGCTCGGACGCGACTTGACCGAACCGCGACGCTGGCGCGATCAGCTTCTCCGCGCCGAGAAACTCGCCGCGCTGGGGGTGATGGCCGGCGGAATCGCGCACGAGATTCGCAACCCTTTGGCGGTAGTCTCCTGCGCGGCTCAAATGCTTTTGGAAGCGGAGTCGGAGGAGGCCGCCCGCCTCGCCGATCCCGCCGCCGAATTGCGTCGGCAATGCGCTGAGAAAATCGACAAGGGGGTGCGGCGGGTCGCCGCGATTGTGGAGAATCTCTTGAGGTTCGCCCGCACCGGGGCGCGCGAGCGCAGCACGCCGCTCGACTTGCGGACGGTGGCGGCGGAGGCGGTCGAACTGACCCGGCATCCAGCCCGTTTACGTCGGGTCGATCTGTCGGTCCAACTGGGCGAGGAACCCCTCCCAGTGATGGGAGTGGCTGACCTTCTGCGACAATTGCTGGTGAATCTTCTGCTCAACGCGATTCACGCCTTCGAGGAACACGATCACCACCCCAGCTCGTCGGAGGAGGCCGAGGATGTCTCATCCAAGGTAGGAGCGGTGGGTCGGGTGGAATTGGTCGCCTTCCCGCGGGACGATTCGTCCGACCACGCGCCGTCTTGCCGCTGGATTGTTGTCGAGGTTCGTGACAATGGGCCAGGGATTAGTCCCGAACATCTTCAACATGTGTTTGACCCCTTCTTCACGACCCGTCCGGTGGGGGGCGGCACTGGGATGGGTTTGACGATTGCCCATGCGATTGTCCGGGAACATCGCGGCTTCATCGAGTTGACCAGTGAACCGAATCAGGGGACGGTCGCTATTGTAACCCTGCCCCGTCTGGACGACGCCGCGGGTCGAGAGTCCCAGCACGATCCGTTCTCCTCACCCTTCCTCGCTGCCGAACGCGTGTTTTCGGTCTCCCGACCGCTTCGTGGAGGGAATTGA
- a CDS encoding GvpL/GvpF family gas vesicle protein: MTPSDHSTPSDSDPSSSEPRLVGTVPPAASPVWIPLAILRAPEGPQRDAWEAAARQVGPQWEPVWIIPEAPSVFDSQPSPAEELVILALRRVRSPDELPLSVAAAARLASRLAATVSELHRWTPTLPMRFTQLSDPAPLGVLLARFASHWKRRLHAVAGRDEYGIRWTHAANTARTTDHVEADHSSPVQNQAVIGPGTAHLLRLRARHAPPSEVERFRSELGDLVVSWRYQPGSNQSQGAVALLIDRLRVPEFLTRFSAWAEQARRPTAGCQGRWLLSGPFAPYSFVGEPEEEVGAP, translated from the coding sequence ATGACTCCTTCCGATCATTCGACTCCTTCCGATTCCGATCCCTCTTCATCGGAGCCTCGGTTGGTCGGAACGGTTCCCCCGGCCGCAAGTCCGGTCTGGATTCCCTTGGCGATCCTCCGCGCGCCGGAGGGTCCGCAACGCGACGCCTGGGAGGCCGCGGCTCGTCAGGTGGGGCCGCAGTGGGAACCGGTCTGGATCATCCCCGAGGCTCCCAGCGTGTTTGACTCGCAACCCTCGCCCGCCGAGGAGTTGGTCATTTTGGCGTTGCGTCGCGTTCGCTCACCAGACGAACTGCCTCTCTCCGTGGCAGCTGCGGCACGGTTGGCCTCCCGCTTGGCGGCGACGGTTAGTGAACTCCACCGTTGGACGCCAACGCTGCCGATGAGGTTTACTCAGCTGAGTGATCCCGCGCCGTTGGGAGTCCTTCTTGCCCGCTTCGCGTCCCACTGGAAGCGACGACTCCACGCGGTAGCCGGTCGGGACGAATACGGGATTCGCTGGACCCATGCCGCCAACACGGCGAGGACGACGGATCACGTCGAGGCGGATCACTCCTCCCCCGTTCAGAACCAGGCGGTCATCGGTCCTGGAACCGCCCACCTTCTGCGACTCCGCGCCCGTCACGCGCCTCCATCCGAGGTTGAGCGGTTCCGGTCGGAATTAGGTGATCTGGTGGTCTCTTGGCGGTATCAACCAGGGTCAAATCAGAGCCAAGGGGCGGTTGCTCTGTTGATTGATCGGCTTCGGGTTCCGGAGTTCCTCACCCGTTTCTCCGCCTGGGCCGAGCAAGCTCGCCGACCCACCGCAGGTTGCCAGGGGCGATGGTTGCTCTCCGGACCATTTGCGCCCTATTCCTTCGTGGGGGAACCCGAGGAAGAAGTTGGCGCGCCTTGA
- a CDS encoding peptidylprolyl isomerase produces MLALHFRRLSRSAPVWVPALVVLLTLLPARSGFSPFGAAAHAQPPAPPAAAAQPPADPKADQPLAVVNATPITRRDVQRIMAQIELAPGAEIQDAYNMAVEMLVNTELLFQFLNRQGITVTKKDLDDELARLSESLKAQNLTLEQALAANGATMQELQKDLTRAKLWEKYVTRVATEERLKKYVADNQDLFNGVKVTARHILLKVPEGASEEVKASIKAKLLAIKAEIESGKIEFAEAADKYSEDDGNKQQPSGGFLGEFYRRGQLIEEFAEAAFKCKPGVISDPVETEFGYHLILVTNRDEGQPFDFEKGRDIAFQQFESELREEVILAEKAKAKIEKQPMPSDLVPPATSPETAPSPTPASATPASGS; encoded by the coding sequence ATGCTTGCTCTGCATTTCCGCCGCCTTAGTCGCTCCGCGCCTGTTTGGGTTCCGGCGCTGGTCGTGCTGCTGACCTTGCTCCCGGCCCGCTCGGGTTTTTCACCGTTCGGCGCGGCCGCCCATGCTCAACCCCCCGCTCCGCCCGCCGCGGCGGCTCAACCCCCCGCCGATCCCAAAGCTGACCAACCCCTCGCCGTCGTCAACGCCACCCCAATCACCCGCCGCGATGTTCAACGGATCATGGCCCAAATCGAGTTGGCCCCCGGCGCGGAGATTCAAGACGCCTACAACATGGCGGTCGAAATGCTGGTCAACACCGAACTGTTGTTCCAGTTCCTCAATAGGCAGGGGATCACCGTCACCAAAAAGGACCTTGACGACGAACTCGCCCGGCTCAGCGAGTCGCTCAAGGCCCAGAACCTCACCCTGGAACAAGCTCTCGCCGCCAACGGCGCGACCATGCAGGAACTTCAGAAGGATCTCACCCGCGCTAAGCTTTGGGAGAAATACGTCACCCGGGTTGCGACCGAGGAGCGTCTGAAAAAGTATGTCGCCGACAACCAAGACTTATTCAACGGCGTTAAGGTGACGGCGCGTCACATCCTGCTGAAAGTTCCCGAGGGGGCTTCCGAAGAGGTCAAGGCCTCGATCAAGGCTAAACTGTTGGCGATCAAAGCCGAGATCGAGTCAGGCAAGATCGAGTTCGCCGAAGCGGCTGATAAGTACTCCGAGGACGACGGCAACAAGCAGCAACCTTCTGGCGGTTTCCTAGGGGAATTTTATCGTCGCGGCCAACTGATCGAGGAGTTTGCCGAAGCCGCGTTCAAGTGTAAACCAGGGGTGATCTCCGACCCGGTTGAAACCGAGTTCGGCTACCATCTCATCCTGGTCACCAACCGAGACGAAGGCCAGCCGTTCGATTTTGAGAAGGGCCGCGACATCGCCTTTCAACAGTTCGAGAGCGAACTGCGCGAGGAAGTCATCCTCGCCGAGAAAGCCAAGGCCAAGATTGAAAAGCAGCCAATGCCAAGCGACCTTGTGCCCCCCGCGACCAGCCCCGAGACAGCTCCCTCCCCCACTCCCGCCTCGGCCACGCCGGCTTCCGGTTCATAA
- the bshB1 gene encoding bacillithiol biosynthesis deacetylase BshB1 encodes MPLEPAASPPPQRGPWPDQPLDILVVGTHPDDAEIGLGGSIARWIAQQYRVGILDLTSGEPTPLGTPERRRAETQKANHALGNPWRINLGLPNRNLEPTLIHRRVVAEALRRARPRIVFAPFERDAHPDHVAASLLVQAARFWAKLTKSDLDGEPLPPPRLLFYFSLHLRAPEPAQLALDISSHLDVKLQALQAYRSQLVDNQPHGQPTVIERVLTRDRYWGHLIGVHAAEPIASAELLGLASLHDLTLS; translated from the coding sequence ATGCCCCTCGAACCCGCCGCCTCACCACCGCCTCAACGCGGGCCTTGGCCCGATCAGCCCCTTGACATTCTGGTGGTCGGCACCCATCCCGACGACGCCGAAATCGGTCTGGGGGGATCGATCGCCCGCTGGATCGCTCAACAATACCGGGTGGGCATCCTCGATCTCACCAGCGGCGAGCCGACCCCATTAGGTACCCCAGAACGCCGCCGCGCAGAAACTCAAAAGGCCAACCACGCCCTAGGAAACCCCTGGCGAATCAACCTCGGCCTCCCCAACCGCAACCTGGAACCCACGCTGATCCATCGTCGCGTTGTCGCCGAAGCCCTTCGACGCGCCCGCCCGCGAATCGTGTTCGCTCCCTTCGAGCGCGACGCCCACCCCGACCACGTCGCCGCCTCCCTGCTGGTCCAGGCGGCCCGTTTCTGGGCCAAGCTCACGAAGTCCGACCTCGACGGCGAGCCTCTGCCGCCACCCCGGCTGCTCTTCTACTTCTCCCTCCACCTCCGCGCTCCCGAACCAGCCCAGCTGGCCCTCGACATCTCGTCCCACCTCGACGTCAAACTCCAAGCCCTCCAAGCCTATCGCTCGCAATTGGTGGACAATCAACCCCACGGTCAACCCACCGTCATCGAACGAGTCCTCACCCGCGACCGCTACTGGGGACACCTTATCGGTGTCCACGCCGCCGAACCAATCGCCTCCGCCGAACTCCTCGGCCTCGCCTCGCTCCACGACTTGACCCTCTCCTAA
- a CDS encoding FHA domain-containing protein, with protein MSFKLIMIKGPGAPRPLPIREDVTFIGRREDCQIRIVSSEVSRQHCQLIVKGGHLYVIDLKSSNGTFVNGLRIQAPTMLSPGDTLVIGPLVFQVAVMADTSTSAAPAASPAKAGPGDTAPGMAAPVPSPAAPAPVPVSAVSPESAPASAKSAEDDAFDMLFDDTPAEKTPAQAAPAPTTSRPSKLIPEPAAAPTPPAAAKSADEDEFVLDLGLGEINDTARTTTLPEQRPASPRASNEASPAAQPPPPPTPAEPESSGTDVDDAVADFLSGLKIDDK; from the coding sequence ATGTCGTTCAAACTGATTATGATCAAGGGACCGGGTGCCCCCCGCCCCCTGCCGATTCGAGAGGATGTGACCTTCATCGGCCGTCGCGAGGATTGCCAGATCCGCATCGTCTCTTCCGAAGTCTCCCGACAACATTGCCAATTGATCGTCAAGGGCGGTCATCTTTATGTGATTGATTTGAAAAGTAGTAATGGAACTTTTGTCAATGGACTCAGAATCCAAGCGCCAACCATGCTGAGTCCCGGCGACACGCTCGTGATCGGGCCCTTAGTGTTTCAGGTCGCCGTGATGGCGGACACCTCGACATCCGCCGCCCCGGCCGCTTCTCCGGCCAAGGCCGGTCCGGGCGATACCGCGCCTGGGATGGCCGCTCCCGTCCCGTCTCCAGCCGCGCCGGCTCCTGTCCCCGTTTCGGCCGTCTCACCCGAATCCGCCCCCGCCTCCGCCAAGAGTGCCGAGGACGATGCCTTCGACATGCTTTTCGACGACACGCCCGCTGAAAAAACGCCAGCCCAAGCCGCGCCGGCTCCCACCACCTCAAGACCGTCGAAGTTGATTCCCGAACCAGCCGCCGCGCCCACGCCCCCGGCCGCCGCGAAATCCGCCGACGAGGACGAGTTCGTGCTGGATTTGGGGCTGGGCGAGATCAACGACACCGCCCGAACCACCACGCTCCCCGAACAACGTCCCGCTTCTCCTCGCGCCTCGAATGAGGCATCCCCCGCAGCTCAACCACCACCCCCGCCCACTCCCGCCGAACCCGAATCTTCAGGCACCGATGTGGACGACGCGGTCGCGGATTTCCTCTCCGGTCTCAAAATCGACGATAAGTGA
- the queF gene encoding preQ(1) synthase, which translates to MSASLLETFPNQFPNREYEVEITCPEFTAVCPKTGQPDFGTIIIRYVPGDKVLELKSLKLYLFSYRDRGIFYEHSINTILDDLVRVVQPRRMTVVGDFRPRGGITSKITAQHQAQAG; encoded by the coding sequence ATGTCCGCTTCACTTTTGGAAACCTTTCCCAACCAGTTCCCCAACCGCGAGTACGAGGTCGAAATTACCTGCCCGGAGTTCACGGCGGTTTGTCCCAAAACCGGTCAGCCCGACTTTGGCACCATCATCATCCGCTATGTCCCCGGCGATAAGGTTCTGGAACTGAAAAGTCTCAAGCTTTACCTGTTCTCCTACCGTGATCGGGGGATTTTCTACGAACATTCAATCAACACGATCCTGGACGATCTGGTTCGGGTGGTTCAGCCACGTCGTATGACCGTTGTGGGCGATTTCCGCCCTCGCGGGGGCATCACCTCCAAAATCACCGCCCAGCACCAGGCTCAGGCTGGTTGA
- a CDS encoding SAM hydrolase/SAM-dependent halogenase family protein: MRFDAANPLPPPDLVTLTTDFGLVGSYVGELKGAILSRSRRAVLVDVCHTVDPQDIRQGAWILESAARAFGSGVVHLAVVDPGVGTTRKVVALRPRSRSVWLVGPDNGLLIPALDALGGCAEAWTVEPHAPAIRAGSVDPTFHGRDLMAPAVAHLVEGGPAEALGPRHDPDQLVRADHWEAQFVEHPRPSFRAEIAVIDRFGNLTLNLRAARLVERLGPRYHPRAVRVVLDAPACGGPVEVVGLNRTYGDHAPDALIALTGSSGRLELAVVNGSAARRLGVQVGHPVQVDLVE; encoded by the coding sequence ATGCGCTTCGATGCTGCCAACCCACTTCCACCACCGGACTTGGTGACCCTGACCACTGACTTCGGCCTGGTCGGTTCGTATGTTGGCGAACTCAAAGGGGCGATCCTCAGTCGGTCGCGGCGGGCGGTGCTGGTGGATGTCTGTCACACGGTGGATCCCCAGGACATTCGCCAAGGGGCGTGGATTCTCGAGTCAGCGGCCCGCGCCTTTGGTTCCGGCGTGGTTCATCTGGCGGTGGTGGATCCCGGCGTGGGCACCACGCGCAAGGTCGTGGCCCTTCGCCCACGCAGCCGCTCGGTCTGGTTGGTGGGTCCCGACAATGGCCTGCTCATTCCCGCCCTCGATGCCCTCGGTGGCTGTGCCGAGGCCTGGACCGTTGAACCTCACGCCCCCGCGATTCGCGCCGGCTCGGTCGATCCAACCTTCCACGGCCGCGATCTCATGGCCCCGGCGGTGGCCCACCTCGTGGAAGGCGGCCCCGCCGAAGCCCTGGGACCCCGCCACGACCCCGACCAACTGGTCAGGGCCGATCATTGGGAAGCCCAGTTCGTCGAACATCCCCGTCCCAGCTTCCGTGCGGAAATCGCCGTCATCGATCGCTTCGGCAACCTCACCCTCAACCTTCGCGCCGCCCGCCTTGTCGAACGTCTCGGACCACGCTACCACCCCCGCGCCGTTCGCGTCGTCCTGGACGCGCCGGCTTGCGGCGGACCAGTCGAGGTTGTCGGTCTCAACCGCACCTACGGCGATCACGCTCCCGACGCGCTGATCGCGCTGACCGGCTCGTCCGGCCGTCTGGAACTGGCCGTCGTCAACGGCTCGGCGGCCCGACGTCTGGGGGTCCAGGTCGGTCATCCTGTTCAAGTCGATTTGGTTGAGTAG
- a CDS encoding glycosyltransferase family 4 protein — protein MPNAGRSLRIVMVLDDPPFSLGSAASRWYSVLCRGLVERGHRLTVLAAGGDPTTVERAQAEFAGSGLDLRCFEPDRRRGLAARWRTWRRPVAYRFGSALRAEFADLMTEPPDIVDLEATWTGWLEGWNPARTVLSILSWNGLDLKNAPLGSWKDRLIRRSILRSEQNLVKRFRWLRVCSDRLAEVVGRVNPGARVTTVPLGIDPGRYEWQGDRRRSLDRPATIGMIGSLFWWPSRAAALRLATRLGPLVQARRPGTVVRIVGWSARSVLSDLVDRPGLEIVENVPDPRPEFARLDVLVYAPPVGTGMKVKIQEALAMGIPVVTNSEGIEGLGASDGVEVGLAENDDDAALVDRIVELLDDPTLAASRARAGRRLLETRCSPHATVEAVEAEFRLMDQLASGRSKRRTLVGWRG, from the coding sequence ATGCCGAACGCGGGCAGGTCGTTGCGGATTGTGATGGTGCTGGACGATCCGCCATTTTCGTTAGGGTCCGCGGCTTCACGATGGTATTCGGTGTTGTGTCGGGGTTTGGTGGAGCGGGGCCATCGTTTGACGGTGCTCGCTGCTGGCGGCGATCCAACGACGGTCGAGCGAGCCCAAGCGGAGTTCGCTGGATCTGGGCTGGATTTGCGGTGCTTCGAGCCGGATCGGCGGCGCGGGTTGGCCGCACGTTGGCGAACCTGGCGGCGTCCGGTTGCCTATCGCTTTGGATCGGCGTTGCGAGCCGAGTTCGCCGATCTGATGACCGAGCCACCCGACATTGTCGATCTGGAAGCGACCTGGACGGGGTGGTTAGAGGGATGGAACCCCGCGCGGACGGTTCTTTCAATCCTGTCCTGGAATGGGCTCGACCTGAAGAACGCGCCGTTGGGTTCCTGGAAGGATCGCTTGATCAGACGTTCTATTCTGCGGAGTGAACAGAATCTGGTGAAGCGGTTCCGATGGCTGAGGGTTTGCAGCGACCGTCTCGCGGAGGTGGTGGGCCGCGTCAATCCCGGGGCCCGGGTTACGACGGTTCCTTTGGGAATCGATCCGGGTCGTTACGAGTGGCAGGGGGATCGTCGGCGTTCGTTGGACCGTCCCGCCACGATTGGGATGATCGGCTCGTTGTTTTGGTGGCCCAGCCGAGCCGCCGCGTTGCGGTTGGCGACCCGGTTGGGGCCGTTGGTGCAGGCGCGTCGTCCAGGCACAGTGGTACGGATCGTCGGTTGGTCAGCGCGTTCGGTGCTGAGCGACCTGGTGGATCGTCCGGGGTTGGAGATTGTCGAGAATGTGCCGGATCCCCGTCCCGAATTCGCCCGGCTCGACGTGCTGGTGTACGCCCCACCGGTCGGGACCGGCATGAAGGTCAAGATTCAGGAGGCGTTGGCGATGGGGATTCCGGTTGTCACCAACTCCGAGGGGATCGAAGGGTTGGGAGCTTCGGACGGGGTGGAGGTTGGGTTGGCAGAAAACGATGATGACGCGGCGTTGGTCGATCGGATTGTGGAGCTTTTGGACGACCCGACCCTCGCCGCCTCGCGGGCCCGAGCTGGCCGTCGTCTGCTCGAAACGCGGTGTTCTCCCCATGCGACGGTCGAGGCGGTGGAGGCGGAATTTCGGCTGATGGACCAGCTGGCTTCCGGTCGATCGAAGCGACGGACCTTGGTGGGTTGGAGGGGTTGA
- a CDS encoding 3-keto-disaccharide hydrolase, which produces MFNLVHPATRPAAYRLSAALTGLTTLTIVLAAPACGRAQSERGEWVALFDGQTLQGWESWDAKGKADPAKNWKVEEGAIHGFGEVAHLFSERGDYENFHLRAEIKIADKGNSGMYFRTQKGPGFPEGYEAQINSTGRDPVKTGSLYNRVLIKEILVPADEWFTYEVIAKGNHFTVILNGKTLYEYVDRANQYPKGHIAFQQHDPGSHVWIRKVEIMEFPQ; this is translated from the coding sequence ATGTTCAACCTCGTTCATCCTGCGACGCGCCCGGCGGCTTATCGACTCTCCGCTGCGCTCACTGGCCTCACCACCCTGACGATCGTTTTAGCCGCTCCGGCTTGCGGACGGGCTCAGAGCGAGCGTGGCGAATGGGTCGCCCTGTTCGACGGTCAAACCCTTCAAGGCTGGGAGTCGTGGGACGCCAAAGGCAAAGCCGATCCCGCCAAGAACTGGAAGGTCGAGGAGGGCGCGATCCACGGCTTCGGCGAGGTCGCCCACCTCTTCAGCGAGCGGGGCGACTACGAGAACTTCCACCTCCGCGCGGAAATCAAGATCGCCGATAAGGGCAATTCCGGCATGTATTTTCGGACTCAGAAAGGTCCAGGCTTCCCCGAGGGCTACGAGGCCCAAATTAACTCCACCGGACGCGACCCGGTTAAAACCGGCTCGCTCTACAATCGTGTGCTGATCAAAGAGATCCTGGTGCCGGCCGACGAGTGGTTCACGTATGAAGTCATCGCTAAAGGGAACCACTTCACTGTGATCCTCAACGGCAAGACCCTTTATGAATACGTTGACCGAGCCAATCAATACCCGAAAGGCCACATCGCCTTCCAGCAGCACGACCCCGGTAGCCATGTTTGGATTCGTAAGGTGGAAATCATGGAGTTTCCTCAGTAA